One Kitasatospora sp. MAP12-44 DNA segment encodes these proteins:
- a CDS encoding DeoR/GlpR family DNA-binding transcription regulator → MLAAERREHLLGLLARQGKIVAKDVSAELGISEDSVRRDLRDLAAEGLCQRVYGGALPVSPAVVDYAARQSVAPDGKRKVAAVAAALVRPGGTLILDGGTTALAVAHALPKGLACTVITHSPTIAAALLGHPQAELFLLGGRVFKHSAVACGAAAVEAAQNISADLCLLGVTGVHPEAGLTTADVEEAAMKRALSARAADTYILASSEKIGTASRFRVLPWEKVSALITDADPHDAVVEQLKAHGVQILAAG, encoded by the coding sequence ATGCTGGCTGCTGAACGGCGCGAACACCTGCTCGGTCTACTCGCTCGCCAAGGCAAGATCGTCGCTAAGGACGTCTCTGCCGAACTGGGGATCTCCGAGGACAGCGTGCGGCGCGACCTGCGCGATCTGGCCGCCGAGGGACTGTGCCAGCGGGTCTACGGCGGCGCGCTTCCCGTCTCGCCGGCGGTGGTGGACTACGCCGCCCGGCAGAGCGTGGCCCCGGACGGCAAGCGGAAGGTTGCCGCTGTGGCCGCCGCTCTGGTGCGGCCCGGTGGCACGCTGATTCTCGACGGCGGCACCACCGCCCTCGCCGTCGCTCACGCGCTCCCCAAGGGTCTGGCCTGCACCGTGATCACCCACAGCCCGACGATCGCCGCAGCCCTGCTCGGCCATCCGCAGGCGGAGCTCTTCCTGCTCGGAGGCCGCGTCTTCAAGCACTCGGCGGTAGCCTGCGGTGCCGCCGCGGTCGAGGCCGCGCAGAACATCTCCGCCGACCTCTGCCTGCTCGGCGTCACCGGTGTGCACCCCGAAGCGGGATTGACTACCGCGGACGTCGAGGAAGCTGCGATGAAGCGCGCCCTGTCCGCGCGGGCCGCGGACACCTACATCCTCGCCTCCTCCGAGAAGATCGGCACGGCTTCGCGGTTCCGCGTGCTGCCCTGGGAGAAAGTCAGCGCACTGATCACAGACGCCGACCCCCACGACGCGGTCGTCGAGCAACTCAAAGCACACGGTGTGCAGATCCTGGCAGCCGGCTGA
- a CDS encoding type 2 lanthipeptide synthetase LanM family protein: MAAAGADAWWARALSGGERFPADRPDWAAFVDETLAVLRPAPRPPAGELPGITGFVSLLTPLAEHAAERLSAQTGGPAVDLTAVRAAFVPWLARVLTRRSARTLVLELNVARVSERLVGDTASDRFRDFVALMSAPQSLTSLFAEYPVLARLLGRVCLDAVTALAELLGRFDADRVEIVAALFGGADPGCLVAVDAGAGDGHQRGRSVAVLRFADGRRVVYKPRPLGMHRHFNEVAGWFNARPGAPGLPVLGLLERDGYGWVEHVTHQPCATPEELERFYRRQGALLALLYALDGTDLHCENLIARGDEPVLIDVETLFHPVITTHGAEDPAAAALRASVYRTGLLPQLLVGDRTALDASGLGGDTGVPLPVDSVGWADAGTDRMRLVRQAGTFAGAANRPWLAGTQAEPAAHTDALLAGFRAGYRAVVAGRDELLGPSGLLRRFAADVARVVLRPTRTYATLLAEATHPDVLRDAAAKDALLGLLGTDELAGPGHPALLDDELAQLWDDDIPLFTTRPGTPDLWSGTGARIPGALTRPGLDAATDRIRAMGEEDRRAQEWIIRAAMAARSTAPPHPSSAAQFPSIQLTTARPPTGPAPERMLAAARSIGDRLVELAHQRPTRVNWLDLELLGDRYWQLRPCGADLGGGFTGVALFLAQLAGLTGSDRYAQLARRALQPLPGLLERLADGPKDAEAVGPGGFAGLGGIAYAVSAVADALDDREIGALTAPAIALTVSVATPDTTSGVLDGLAGGLAALLAIHRSTGSAEAWRGAMSCAAELAARPLPPEAGMHRGAAGVGWALLGFASDGGGARYERAGLAALRTAAERVRGDSWCQGLPGLALAVADRPIAAADPLLRGVVERAVRELARAAPAVDHSLCHGELGGLELLTRLSDPVSQAVRHRRADLLLAAVERDGPSCGAPGGLVVPGLLTGLAGIGHGLLRLGFPGRTASALLLHAEPGHRI; this comes from the coding sequence TTGGCAGCGGCAGGTGCGGACGCGTGGTGGGCACGGGCACTGTCCGGCGGCGAGCGGTTCCCCGCCGACCGGCCCGACTGGGCTGCCTTCGTCGACGAGACGCTGGCCGTGTTGCGGCCGGCCCCTCGACCGCCCGCCGGTGAACTCCCGGGCATCACCGGCTTCGTCTCGCTGCTGACGCCCCTGGCCGAGCACGCTGCCGAGCGGTTGTCGGCTCAGACCGGCGGGCCCGCGGTCGACCTCACGGCGGTCCGGGCCGCGTTCGTGCCGTGGCTCGCCCGTGTCCTGACGCGCCGCTCGGCCCGTACCCTCGTGCTGGAACTGAACGTGGCCAGGGTGTCCGAACGACTGGTCGGTGACACGGCGTCCGACCGGTTCCGCGACTTCGTCGCCCTGATGTCCGCCCCGCAGAGCCTGACCTCGCTGTTCGCCGAGTACCCGGTCCTCGCGCGCCTGCTCGGTCGGGTCTGCCTCGACGCCGTCACGGCACTGGCCGAGCTGCTCGGCCGCTTCGATGCCGACCGGGTGGAGATCGTCGCGGCCCTGTTCGGCGGAGCCGATCCCGGTTGCCTGGTCGCGGTGGACGCCGGCGCCGGAGACGGGCACCAACGGGGCCGCAGCGTCGCCGTCCTGCGCTTCGCCGACGGTCGCAGAGTGGTCTACAAGCCGAGGCCGCTGGGCATGCACCGGCACTTCAACGAGGTGGCCGGGTGGTTCAACGCCCGGCCTGGCGCGCCTGGGCTACCGGTGCTGGGCCTGCTGGAGCGGGACGGCTACGGGTGGGTCGAGCACGTCACCCATCAGCCGTGTGCGACGCCGGAGGAACTCGAACGCTTCTACCGCCGGCAGGGCGCCCTGCTCGCCCTGCTGTACGCCCTGGACGGAACCGACCTGCACTGCGAGAACCTGATCGCCCGCGGTGACGAACCAGTGCTGATCGATGTCGAAACGCTCTTCCACCCGGTGATCACGACGCACGGGGCCGAGGATCCGGCTGCGGCGGCGCTGCGGGCGTCGGTCTACCGGACCGGTCTGCTGCCGCAGTTGCTGGTCGGCGACCGGACGGCGCTGGACGCCTCGGGGCTCGGCGGCGACACCGGCGTGCCGCTGCCGGTGGACTCGGTGGGCTGGGCGGACGCCGGTACCGACCGGATGCGGCTGGTCCGCCAGGCCGGCACATTCGCCGGCGCCGCCAACCGGCCGTGGCTCGCCGGGACGCAGGCCGAACCCGCGGCCCACACCGACGCACTGCTGGCCGGCTTCCGCGCGGGGTACCGGGCCGTCGTCGCCGGACGGGACGAACTGCTCGGGCCGTCAGGACTGTTGCGGCGCTTCGCGGCCGATGTGGCCCGCGTGGTGCTGCGGCCCACCCGGACCTACGCGACCCTGCTGGCCGAAGCGACGCACCCCGACGTGTTGCGAGACGCGGCCGCCAAGGACGCACTGCTCGGGCTGCTGGGCACGGACGAACTCGCCGGGCCGGGCCACCCCGCCCTGCTGGATGACGAGTTGGCGCAGTTGTGGGACGACGACATCCCCCTGTTCACCACCCGGCCTGGCACGCCGGACCTGTGGAGCGGCACCGGGGCACGGATTCCCGGTGCCCTGACACGTCCTGGCCTCGATGCGGCGACCGACCGGATCCGCGCGATGGGGGAGGAAGACCGTCGGGCACAGGAGTGGATCATTCGGGCGGCGATGGCCGCCAGGTCGACCGCTCCGCCGCACCCGTCGTCCGCCGCCCAGTTCCCCAGCATCCAACTCACCACCGCCCGGCCGCCGACCGGTCCGGCCCCGGAACGGATGCTCGCCGCCGCCCGGTCCATCGGCGACCGGCTCGTCGAACTGGCACATCAGCGCCCCACACGGGTGAATTGGCTCGACCTGGAGCTGCTCGGGGACCGGTACTGGCAACTCAGGCCGTGCGGCGCCGATCTGGGCGGCGGTTTCACCGGCGTGGCCCTGTTCCTCGCCCAACTCGCCGGGCTCACCGGGTCCGACCGCTACGCGCAACTCGCCCGCCGGGCGCTGCAGCCGCTTCCCGGCCTGCTGGAGCGGCTCGCGGACGGACCGAAGGATGCCGAAGCGGTCGGGCCGGGAGGATTCGCCGGACTGGGCGGCATCGCCTACGCCGTCAGCGCGGTGGCCGACGCACTGGACGACCGTGAGATCGGTGCCCTGACCGCTCCGGCGATCGCTCTCACGGTCTCGGTGGCCACACCTGACACCACGTCAGGAGTGCTCGACGGTCTGGCCGGCGGCCTCGCCGCCCTGCTCGCCATCCACCGGAGCACCGGTTCGGCGGAGGCATGGCGCGGCGCGATGTCGTGCGCGGCCGAGCTCGCCGCCCGGCCGCTGCCACCCGAGGCGGGCATGCACCGGGGTGCGGCCGGGGTCGGCTGGGCGCTGCTCGGATTCGCGTCCGACGGCGGTGGCGCCCGGTACGAGCGCGCCGGGCTGGCGGCTCTTCGGACGGCCGCCGAGCGCGTCCGCGGCGACTCGTGGTGCCAAGGCCTGCCGGGCCTCGCGCTGGCGGTGGCCGACCGGCCGATCGCAGCGGCCGACCCACTGCTGCGGGGTGTGGTCGAGCGAGCCGTGCGGGAACTCGCCCGTGCGGCACCCGCGGTGGACCACAGCCTGTGCCACGGCGAACTCGGCGGCCTCGAACTGCTGACCCGCTTGTCCGACCCCGTGTCGCAGGCCGTCCGGCATCGCCGGGCGGACCTGCTGCTGGCCGCCGTCGAACGGGACGGGCCGAGCTGCGGCGCCCCCGGTGGGCTCGTCGTCCCCGGTCTGCTGACCGGGCTCGCGGGCATCGGCCACGGACTGCTGCGACTGGGGTTCCCCGGCCGGACCGCCTCGGCGCTGCTGCTGCACGCCGAGCCCGGACACCGGATCTGA
- a CDS encoding LuxR family transcriptional regulator → MRTKSPVTVGRESELSLLRGTLKELHQGCGRAVLLSGEAGIGKSRLADECADEAALLGVPLLRGRGSPSAAGTPFRPLIEALNSRFRRTGPPQDAELGPYRSALARAVPQWRTATAPGHPESVIEFAEALLRLLTVLGRDTGCVLALEDLHDADVETVAVVEYLVDNLAGLPVLLLATLRPAAGAAFDLLQAVERRRAAAVLTLGPLGVQDVQTLAAGCLGALAEEVPAEVADRLAEIGGGNPYLVEELLAEMVATGSLRRRGELWQVAGDLTAAVPASVVRAYGRRAEALGPKTREFLVVAALLGPRISVGTVQLVTGSDERSLFAELRAAEEAELIVPDSTTVDGYAFRHALIGEALLAGVSRAERAVIARRAATALQQAGPELGDGRHHLAATLLETAGDEAGAARLYAKAGRQALTGGTSGQAIRLLEYGHRLAAAADRTDITESLLYALAEAGQVDRALELLDTLPTVGAAAPSIDRRIALHTRLAWAALVIERSTESSDQLAAAKHLLGDRGAPAQTAALAVVQGHLALLPGHDDRQADAERQAREAAEVAQRHGLPVLACQAWQLLAMLARERGFEEADGYLQRMLAVADAHALPSWRFEALIRLGANAFMRTGEARLLEQALLAADELGSITLTQRTEGLLAMYAALTCDPARAREIIGRCLDATVRMRNLATHRYLLLTAATLAAHQGRRREMEHELLAFERAGGGRSFLVPVMLGLCRAVCALLEEDRALAEAELAAAADWERDHPNLFYLAGRYGLRPLLDVLAGRAGRAEHATAAQAPAAELAWNRQFLLVAEAVLLGREGKADQATLTVEAMWSSAGTFPTGSHLALRLAAEAALNDGWGDPVAWLRVTGDYFDALGVAPVAAACRALLRRTGATVVQRRGGYGQIPVELRALGMTTREYEVFALLADRLGNRDIGLRLSISPRTVEKHLASLQRKTGRSDRAALHALSVELAGH, encoded by the coding sequence ATGCGTACCAAATCGCCGGTAACGGTCGGCAGGGAGAGCGAACTCTCGCTGCTCAGAGGCACTCTGAAGGAGCTTCACCAGGGCTGCGGCCGGGCGGTGCTGCTCTCGGGTGAGGCCGGGATCGGCAAGTCCCGGCTGGCCGACGAGTGTGCGGACGAGGCCGCGTTGCTGGGGGTGCCGCTGCTGCGCGGCCGGGGCAGCCCGAGCGCTGCCGGCACCCCTTTCCGCCCACTCATCGAGGCGCTGAACTCCCGTTTCCGCCGCACTGGTCCGCCGCAGGACGCCGAGCTCGGTCCGTACCGGTCGGCACTGGCCCGGGCAGTCCCGCAATGGCGGACCGCTACCGCCCCCGGCCATCCGGAGAGCGTGATCGAGTTCGCCGAGGCGCTGCTGCGCCTGCTCACCGTCCTCGGCCGGGACACCGGCTGCGTGCTGGCGCTGGAGGACCTGCACGACGCGGACGTCGAAACCGTCGCTGTGGTGGAGTACTTGGTGGACAACTTGGCCGGTCTGCCGGTGCTTCTGCTGGCCACCCTGCGCCCAGCGGCCGGGGCGGCGTTCGACCTGCTCCAGGCCGTCGAACGGCGTCGGGCGGCGGCCGTCCTCACGCTCGGACCACTTGGTGTCCAGGACGTTCAGACGCTCGCGGCCGGCTGCCTCGGCGCGCTGGCGGAGGAGGTACCGGCCGAGGTGGCCGACCGGCTGGCCGAGATCGGTGGCGGAAACCCCTACCTGGTCGAGGAGTTGCTGGCCGAGATGGTCGCCACCGGTTCGCTGCGCCGCAGGGGGGAGCTCTGGCAGGTGGCCGGGGACCTCACGGCCGCCGTGCCGGCGAGCGTGGTGCGCGCCTACGGCCGCCGGGCCGAGGCGTTGGGCCCGAAGACGCGGGAGTTCCTGGTGGTGGCGGCACTGCTCGGCCCCCGGATCTCGGTCGGCACTGTCCAGCTCGTCACCGGGAGCGACGAGCGGAGCCTGTTCGCCGAGCTGCGAGCGGCCGAGGAGGCGGAACTCATCGTCCCCGACAGCACCACGGTGGACGGTTACGCGTTCCGTCACGCACTGATCGGCGAGGCGCTGCTGGCCGGTGTCTCCCGTGCGGAACGAGCCGTCATCGCTCGCCGGGCCGCCACCGCGCTCCAGCAGGCAGGGCCCGAGCTCGGCGACGGACGCCACCACCTCGCCGCGACGCTGCTGGAGACCGCGGGGGACGAAGCCGGAGCCGCCCGGCTGTATGCCAAGGCGGGACGGCAGGCGCTGACCGGCGGCACGTCCGGCCAGGCCATCCGCCTGCTCGAATACGGGCACCGGCTCGCCGCAGCCGCGGACCGCACCGACATCACCGAGTCCCTGCTGTACGCCCTCGCGGAGGCCGGGCAGGTGGACCGTGCGCTGGAGTTGCTCGACACGCTCCCGACCGTCGGCGCCGCCGCGCCGAGCATCGACCGCAGGATCGCCCTGCACACCCGGCTGGCCTGGGCTGCGCTGGTCATCGAGCGCAGCACCGAGAGCAGCGATCAGCTGGCGGCGGCGAAGCACCTCCTCGGCGACCGGGGCGCCCCGGCGCAGACGGCGGCGCTCGCGGTGGTCCAGGGCCACCTGGCTCTGCTGCCGGGGCATGACGACCGCCAGGCGGATGCCGAGCGGCAGGCCCGGGAGGCGGCCGAGGTGGCCCAGCGGCACGGGCTGCCCGTCCTGGCCTGCCAGGCCTGGCAGTTGCTCGCCATGCTCGCGCGTGAGCGGGGATTCGAGGAAGCCGACGGGTATCTGCAGCGGATGCTCGCGGTCGCCGACGCCCACGCGTTGCCCAGCTGGCGGTTCGAGGCACTGATCCGGCTCGGTGCCAACGCCTTCATGCGTACCGGCGAGGCCCGCCTGCTCGAACAGGCCCTGCTGGCGGCCGACGAGCTGGGATCGATCACCCTCACGCAGCGGACCGAGGGGCTGCTGGCCATGTACGCGGCACTCACCTGCGATCCGGCCCGGGCCCGGGAGATCATCGGCCGCTGTCTCGACGCCACCGTGCGGATGCGCAATCTCGCCACCCATCGTTACCTGCTGCTGACCGCGGCGACCCTGGCGGCGCACCAGGGTCGCCGACGGGAGATGGAACACGAACTGCTGGCCTTCGAGCGGGCGGGCGGCGGCAGGTCGTTCCTGGTGCCGGTGATGCTCGGCCTGTGCCGGGCCGTCTGCGCGCTGTTGGAGGAGGACCGGGCGCTGGCCGAGGCCGAGCTCGCCGCGGCGGCGGACTGGGAACGCGACCACCCGAACCTCTTCTACCTGGCGGGACGCTACGGCCTGCGTCCCCTGCTCGACGTGCTCGCCGGCCGGGCGGGCCGGGCCGAGCACGCCACCGCGGCGCAGGCCCCGGCGGCCGAACTCGCCTGGAACCGGCAGTTCCTGCTGGTCGCCGAGGCGGTGCTGCTGGGCCGTGAGGGCAAGGCCGACCAGGCCACCTTGACCGTCGAGGCCATGTGGTCGTCCGCCGGCACGTTCCCGACGGGCAGCCACCTCGCCCTGCGGCTGGCCGCGGAGGCGGCGCTGAACGACGGCTGGGGTGACCCGGTGGCGTGGCTGCGCGTCACCGGGGACTACTTCGACGCCCTCGGCGTGGCCCCGGTCGCGGCCGCCTGCCGGGCCCTGCTCCGTCGCACGGGCGCGACCGTCGTCCAACGCCGCGGCGGGTACGGGCAGATACCGGTCGAACTGCGCGCGCTCGGGATGACCACGCGCGAGTACGAGGTGTTCGCTCTGCTCGCCGACCGGCTCGGCAACCGGGACATCGGGCTGCGGCTGTCCATCTCCCCGCGCACGGTGGAGAAGCACCTGGCGAGCCTGCAGCGCAAGACCGGCCGGAGCGACCGGGCCGCGCTGCACGCCCTGTCCGTCGAACTCGCCGGCCACTGA
- a CDS encoding class III lanthipeptide: MSVLNLQNLQPRVRPSSVAVRSTTSSASDCCKVKDPGGN; the protein is encoded by the coding sequence ATGAGTGTGCTCAACCTTCAGAACCTGCAGCCACGCGTCAGGCCGAGCAGTGTTGCCGTCCGCAGTACGACCAGCAGCGCCAGCGACTGCTGCAAGGTGAAGGACCCGGGCGGCAACTGA
- a CDS encoding class III lanthipeptide — translation MSVLNLQNLKPRVSQSMGTPISVTSSSSDCCKVKDPGGRE, via the coding sequence ATGAGCGTGCTCAACCTTCAGAACCTGAAGCCGCGCGTCAGCCAGAGCATGGGTACCCCCATCAGTGTGACCAGCAGCAGCAGCGACTGCTGCAAGGTGAAGGACCCGGGCGGCCGAGAGTAG